The Streptomyces sp. NBC_01275 genome has a segment encoding these proteins:
- the lepA gene encoding translation elongation factor 4, producing MPATPKNVPEPSRTDPALIRNFCIIAHIDHGKSTLADRMLQLTGVVDQRQMRAQYLDRMDIERERGITIKSQAVRLPWAPTQDPGTTHILNMIDTPGHVDFTYEVSRSLAACEGTVLLVDAAQGIEAQTLANLYLAMENDLKIIPVLNKIDLPAAQPEKFSEELANLIGCDPADVLKVSAKTGLGVEALLDKVVAEVPAPVGVVDAPARAMIFDSVYDSYRGVVTYVRVIDGQLNKRERIRMMSTGATHELLEIGVSSPEMKAADGLGVGEVGYLITGVKDVRQSKVGDTITTLHKGATEALGGYKDPKPMVFSGLYPLDGSDYPELRDALDKLQLNDAALVYEPETSAALGFGFRVGFLGLLHLDVIRERLEREFGLDLIATAPNVVYRVVMEDRTEHTVTNPSEFPEGKIDDVYEPVVRATILAPSEFIGSIMELCQTRRGTLLGMDYLSEDRVEIRYTLPLAEIVFDFFDQLKSKTRGYASLDYEPTGEQASSLVKVDILLHGDKVDAFSAVTHKDAAYAYGVRLVAKLRELIPRQAFEVPIQAAIGSRVIARETIRAIRKDVLAKCYGGDISRKRKLLEKQKEGKKRMKMVGSVEVPQEAFIAVLSSDDNAGSGKGKK from the coding sequence GTGCCCGCGACCCCTAAGAATGTGCCCGAGCCGAGCCGTACCGACCCGGCTCTGATCCGCAATTTCTGCATCATCGCGCACATCGACCACGGCAAGTCCACCCTCGCCGACCGGATGCTCCAGCTGACCGGCGTGGTCGACCAGCGGCAGATGCGTGCTCAGTACCTCGACCGGATGGACATCGAGCGCGAGCGCGGCATCACGATCAAGTCCCAGGCCGTGCGTCTGCCCTGGGCCCCGACCCAGGATCCGGGCACCACGCACATCCTCAACATGATCGACACCCCCGGGCACGTCGACTTCACGTACGAGGTCTCGCGGTCGCTCGCGGCCTGTGAGGGGACCGTCCTCCTCGTCGACGCGGCTCAGGGCATCGAGGCGCAGACCCTCGCCAACCTCTACCTGGCGATGGAGAACGACCTCAAGATCATCCCCGTACTGAACAAGATCGACCTGCCGGCCGCGCAGCCGGAGAAGTTCTCCGAGGAGCTCGCCAACCTCATCGGCTGCGATCCCGCGGACGTCCTCAAGGTCTCCGCGAAGACGGGGCTGGGCGTCGAGGCGCTGCTGGACAAGGTCGTCGCCGAGGTCCCCGCTCCGGTCGGCGTCGTGGACGCTCCCGCGCGCGCCATGATCTTCGATTCCGTCTACGACTCCTACCGCGGTGTCGTGACGTACGTCCGTGTCATCGACGGTCAGCTCAACAAGCGCGAGCGGATCCGGATGATGTCCACCGGCGCGACGCACGAGCTGCTGGAGATCGGCGTCTCGTCCCCCGAGATGAAGGCGGCCGACGGCCTCGGCGTGGGCGAGGTCGGCTATCTGATCACCGGTGTGAAGGACGTCCGCCAGTCCAAGGTCGGTGACACCATCACCACCCTGCACAAGGGCGCGACCGAGGCGCTCGGCGGCTACAAGGACCCCAAGCCGATGGTCTTCTCGGGTCTGTATCCGCTGGACGGCTCCGACTATCCCGAGCTGCGCGACGCCCTGGACAAGCTCCAGCTCAACGACGCGGCGCTGGTCTACGAGCCGGAGACCTCCGCCGCCCTCGGCTTCGGTTTCCGCGTCGGCTTCCTCGGCCTGCTCCACCTCGACGTGATCCGCGAGCGGCTGGAGCGCGAGTTCGGGCTCGACCTCATCGCCACCGCGCCCAACGTGGTCTACCGCGTCGTCATGGAGGACCGCACCGAGCACACGGTCACCAACCCGAGCGAGTTCCCCGAGGGCAAGATCGACGACGTGTACGAGCCTGTCGTACGCGCCACGATCCTCGCGCCCTCCGAGTTCATCGGCTCGATCATGGAGCTGTGCCAGACCCGGCGCGGCACCCTGCTCGGCATGGACTACCTCTCCGAGGACCGGGTCGAGATCCGTTACACGCTCCCGCTCGCGGAGATCGTCTTCGACTTCTTCGACCAGCTGAAGTCCAAGACGCGCGGCTACGCCTCGCTCGACTACGAGCCCACCGGCGAGCAGGCCTCCAGCCTGGTCAAGGTCGACATCCTGCTGCACGGCGACAAGGTGGACGCCTTCTCGGCGGTCACGCACAAGGACGCGGCGTACGCGTACGGCGTGCGGCTCGTCGCCAAGCTGCGCGAGCTCATCCCGCGGCAGGCCTTCGAGGTGCCCATCCAGGCGGCCATCGGCTCCCGGGTCATCGCCCGCGAGACCATCCGCGCCATCCGCAAGGACGTCCTCGCCAAGTGCTACGGCGGTGACATCTCCCGGAAGCGGAAGCTGCTGGAGAAGCAGAAGGAAGGCAAGAAGCGGATGAAGATGGTGGGCTCTGTGGAGGTTCCGCAAGAGGCCTTCATCGCCGTCCTCAGCAGCGACGACAACGCGGGCTCCGGCAAGGGCAAGAAGTAG
- the rpsT gene encoding 30S ribosomal protein S20 — translation MANIKSQIKRIKTNEKARLRNKAVKSSLKTAIRKAREAAAAGDVEKATEYQRAAARQLDKAVSKGVIHKNQAANKKSALATKVATLKG, via the coding sequence GTGGCGAACATCAAGTCCCAGATCAAGCGGATCAAGACCAACGAGAAGGCTCGGCTGCGCAACAAGGCCGTCAAGTCCTCCCTGAAGACCGCGATCCGCAAGGCCCGCGAGGCCGCTGCCGCGGGTGACGTCGAGAAGGCCACCGAGTACCAGCGCGCTGCCGCGCGTCAGCTCGACAAGGCCGTCTCCAAGGGCGTCATCCACAAGAACCAGGCCGCCAACAAGAAGTCGGCCCTGGCCACCAAGGTCGCGACCCTCAAGGGCTGA
- a CDS encoding nuclear transport factor 2 family protein: protein MAEHPHAMLVRKGYEAFNRGDMDTLRGMMAGDCTHHVPGSHMLSGDYKGLDSIMEMYGRLHSETGGSLRVELRTVLVDGRGHAMSMHRFVADRGDKHIDETGGIVFRIVGDMMTDLDECVEDMDMSNAFWS from the coding sequence ATGGCTGAGCACCCGCACGCGATGCTCGTCCGCAAGGGCTACGAGGCCTTCAATCGCGGAGACATGGACACCCTGCGCGGCATGATGGCGGGGGACTGTACACACCACGTGCCCGGCTCCCACATGCTCTCGGGAGACTACAAGGGCCTGGACTCCATCATGGAGATGTACGGGCGGCTCCACTCGGAGACGGGTGGGTCGTTGCGCGTCGAGCTGCGCACCGTACTGGTCGACGGCCGCGGCCACGCCATGTCCATGCACCGCTTCGTCGCCGACCGGGGTGACAAGCACATCGACGAGACGGGAGGCATCGTCTTCCGGATCGTCGGAGACATGATGACCGACCTCGACGAGTGCGTCGAGGACATGGACATGAGCAACGCCTTCTGGTCGTGA
- the holA gene encoding DNA polymerase III subunit delta: MARKTANDDPLAPVTVAVGQEDLLLDRAVQEVVAAARASDADTDVRDLTSDQLQPGTLAELTSPSLFAERKVVVVRNAQDLSADTVKDVKAYLGAPAEEITLVLLHAGAAKGKALLDAARKAGAREVACPKMTKPADRLAFVRAEFRATGRSATPEACQALVDALGSDLRELASAVSQLVADIEGTIDEVVVARYYTGRAEASSFTVADRAVEGRTAEALEALRWSLATGVAPVLITSALAQGVRAIGKLSSARGGRPADLARELGMPPWKIDRVRQQMRGWTPDGVSVALRAVAEADAGVKGGGDDPEYALEKAVVAIARAARSRGR, translated from the coding sequence ATGGCCAGGAAGACTGCGAATGACGATCCTCTCGCCCCGGTGACCGTTGCCGTGGGCCAGGAGGACCTCCTGCTCGACCGTGCCGTGCAGGAGGTGGTGGCCGCCGCCCGGGCCTCCGACGCCGACACGGACGTACGCGACCTGACGTCGGACCAGTTGCAGCCCGGCACGCTCGCCGAGTTGACCAGCCCCTCGCTCTTCGCGGAGCGCAAGGTCGTGGTCGTACGCAATGCGCAGGACCTGTCCGCCGACACGGTCAAGGACGTGAAGGCGTATCTCGGGGCTCCCGCCGAGGAGATCACGCTCGTGCTGCTGCACGCGGGCGCGGCCAAGGGCAAGGCGCTTCTCGACGCCGCGCGCAAGGCGGGGGCGCGGGAGGTGGCCTGTCCGAAGATGACCAAGCCGGCGGACCGGCTGGCCTTCGTGCGGGCCGAGTTCCGGGCGACCGGGCGGTCCGCGACGCCGGAGGCCTGCCAGGCGCTCGTCGACGCTCTCGGCAGCGATCTGCGGGAGCTGGCGTCCGCCGTGTCCCAGCTGGTCGCCGACATCGAGGGGACCATCGACGAGGTCGTCGTCGCGCGGTACTACACCGGGCGGGCCGAGGCCTCGAGCTTCACCGTCGCCGACCGGGCGGTGGAGGGGCGGACCGCGGAGGCGCTGGAGGCGTTGCGGTGGTCGCTGGCCACCGGCGTCGCCCCCGTGCTGATCACGAGCGCGCTCGCGCAGGGCGTGCGGGCCATCGGCAAGCTGTCCTCCGCGCGCGGGGGCCGTCCGGCCGACCTCGCGCGGGAGCTGGGCATGCCGCCGTGGAAGATCGACCGGGTGCGGCAGCAGATGCGCGGCTGGACCCCGGACGGGGTGTCCGTCGCGCTGCGGGCCGTGGCCGAGGCGGACGCGGGAGTGAAGGGCGGCGGGGACGACCCCGAGTACGCCCTGGAGAAGGCTGTGGTGGCCATCGCGCGGGCGGCCCGCTCCAGAGGACGCTGA
- a CDS encoding arylamine N-acetyltransferase, with protein MNPAPVDARKTDAGQVDAGQVDARQVDARKVDPRLVDAYLRRLGVPHPAWPTVDVLRELHLRHLQTVPFENLSVHLGEEIVLEENRLVEKVVDGRRGGFCYELNGAFGALLRVLGFDVTLFAARVYGEEERLGIPYDHLALLVRTVDAGEWLADVGFGAHSHYPLRWEHRGEQEDPGGTFRIVEAGPDAAGVKGGADGSARSAGAADLDVVHDGGRVYRVEVRPRVLGDFAAGAWWHSSSPGSHFTQSLICSRVTEDGGRITLSGHKLKATAADGTSEERELVGDEEVLEEYRERFGIELERVPTVRGRDGK; from the coding sequence ATGAATCCCGCACCGGTTGACGCCCGCAAGACCGACGCCGGCCAGGTCGACGCCGGCCAGGTCGACGCCCGCCAGGTCGACGCTCGTAAGGTTGATCCTCGCTTGGTCGATGCCTATCTGCGCCGCCTAGGGGTGCCGCATCCGGCGTGGCCCACCGTCGACGTGCTACGCGAGCTGCACCTGAGGCATCTGCAGACCGTGCCCTTCGAGAACCTGTCGGTCCATCTGGGCGAGGAGATCGTGCTGGAGGAGAACCGGCTGGTCGAGAAGGTCGTCGATGGGCGGAGGGGAGGGTTCTGTTACGAGCTGAACGGGGCGTTCGGGGCGCTGCTGAGGGTGCTCGGATTCGACGTGACGCTGTTCGCGGCGCGGGTGTACGGGGAGGAGGAGCGGCTCGGGATTCCCTACGACCATCTGGCGCTGCTGGTGCGGACGGTGGACGCGGGGGAGTGGCTGGCCGACGTCGGGTTCGGGGCGCACAGCCACTACCCGCTCCGGTGGGAGCACCGAGGCGAACAGGAGGATCCCGGCGGGACGTTCCGGATCGTCGAGGCCGGCCCGGACGCGGCCGGGGTGAAGGGCGGGGCGGACGGATCGGCGCGGTCGGCGGGGGCGGCCGACCTGGACGTCGTGCACGACGGCGGGCGGGTGTACCGGGTGGAGGTGCGACCGAGGGTGCTGGGCGACTTCGCGGCCGGGGCCTGGTGGCACAGCAGCTCGCCGGGGTCGCACTTCACCCAGTCGCTGATCTGTTCGCGGGTCACGGAGGACGGCGGAAGGATCACCCTCAGTGGACACAAGCTGAAGGCGACGGCCGCGGACGGCACGAGCGAGGAGCGCGAACTGGTGGGGGACGAGGAGGTGTTGGAGGAGTACCGGGAGCGGTTCGGGATCGAGCTGGAGCGGGTGCCGACGGTCCGTGGGCGTGACGGAAAATGA
- a CDS encoding ComEC/Rec2 family competence protein: MAAAQAPSGTGNGRTVEAGGPRTGLGSRARRAVHEASGNRLGDAHPRQEGPVDLRLVPPALAAWATAALTLDASPGWVGALALGCLLAAGVLLRAGRRGTGVERHSRLRGGRPAAGRGVGDLGGRDVRDLGGQGSRRSGAQGGGRSCGAPEGGGTGGPEDGSSGGPKGRSSGAPESRRSGGSSGQAPGGPGVWPKPAVAGVLLCVAAAAASAGLHGADLRRGPVPVLAREYATVTAEVEITADPRLTRPRVRGDHVTPDSVLIEGEVRSVQEAAGQTVATRTPVLMIVDGNGNGNGNVGAGAESADGQMGGVQAAKGGPGGSPWLGLLPSTRVRVTGRLAPAMTQGDRIAAVLRVRDRAAPSVVEEPSAAQRTAGRLRAGLREATDGLPADARALLPGLVVGDTARIPPELDEAFKETDLAHTLAVSGSNLTIILALLLGPPGLAQHIERRGLAPRLGISLRATALLGGALTLGFVIVCRPDPSVLRAAACGAVVLLALATGRRRSLIPALATAVLLLVLYDPWLARSYGFLLSVLATGALLTLAPRWSAALRRHRVPPRLAEALAAAGAAQALCAPVVAVLSARVSLVAVPCNLLVEFAVAPATVLGFAALATAPVLMPVAKGLAWCASWPAEWIAGVARSGAALPGGGVDWPGGWGGALLLALGTAGLVLLGKRLLRHPWLCGLGGVLLLLVVVQPPPLTRVITGWPPPGWRLAMCDVGQGDATVLAAGDGAGVVVDAGPDPALVDRCLRTLGITRVPLVVLTHFHADHVAGLPGVLRGRAVGAIETTGFEEPVDQVEFVRREAEARKVPVVRAVAGERRRIGDDLDWEVLWPPPRPTLEPDGPNDASVTLLVRSAGLRMLLLGDLEPPAQRALSRSPAAARLSGVDVLKVAHHGSAYQDPDLIRAVAPRLALISCGADNPYGHPAPSTVAALRAGGAVVLRTDRDGALAVSGAGGALRVARD; the protein is encoded by the coding sequence ATGGCCGCCGCACAGGCGCCTTCCGGCACGGGGAACGGGCGGACCGTGGAGGCCGGAGGGCCTCGGACCGGCCTCGGCTCCCGTGCTCGCCGAGCTGTGCACGAGGCTTCCGGGAATCGGCTGGGCGATGCTCACCCGCGGCAGGAAGGGCCGGTGGATCTGCGGCTCGTACCGCCCGCGCTCGCGGCCTGGGCGACGGCGGCGCTGACGTTGGACGCGTCGCCGGGGTGGGTGGGCGCCCTCGCGCTCGGCTGCCTGCTCGCGGCGGGCGTGCTGCTGAGGGCGGGCCGGCGCGGCACGGGAGTCGAGCGACACTCCAGGCTGCGGGGTGGTCGGCCTGCGGCCGGCCGAGGCGTCGGGGACCTGGGCGGTCGAGACGTCCGGGACCTGGGCGGGCAGGGCAGTCGGAGGTCGGGCGCGCAGGGTGGTGGTCGGAGCTGCGGTGCGCCGGAAGGCGGAGGTACCGGTGGGCCGGAGGACGGGAGCTCGGGTGGACCCAAAGGCAGGAGCTCGGGTGCGCCGGAGAGCAGGCGCTCAGGTGGCTCCAGCGGGCAGGCCCCCGGCGGACCCGGTGTCTGGCCGAAGCCGGCTGTGGCTGGCGTGCTGCTCTGTGTGGCCGCGGCTGCCGCCTCCGCCGGGCTGCACGGGGCCGATCTGCGGCGAGGGCCGGTGCCGGTGCTGGCGCGGGAGTACGCCACCGTGACCGCCGAGGTCGAGATCACCGCCGATCCCCGGCTCACCCGGCCCAGGGTCAGAGGGGACCACGTGACTCCGGACTCCGTCCTGATCGAAGGGGAGGTGCGCAGCGTCCAGGAAGCGGCCGGACAGACGGTGGCGACGCGGACACCGGTGCTGATGATCGTGGACGGGAACGGGAACGGGAACGGGAACGTCGGGGCGGGTGCGGAATCAGCCGACGGGCAGATGGGCGGCGTACAGGCAGCCAAGGGCGGGCCGGGCGGGTCGCCGTGGCTGGGGCTGCTGCCGTCCACCCGGGTGCGGGTGACCGGGAGGTTGGCGCCCGCGATGACGCAAGGGGACCGGATCGCGGCCGTGCTGCGGGTGCGGGACCGAGCGGCGCCGTCGGTCGTGGAGGAGCCCTCGGCGGCGCAGCGGACGGCGGGCCGGCTGCGGGCGGGGCTGCGGGAGGCCACCGACGGGCTGCCGGCGGACGCCCGGGCGCTGCTGCCGGGGCTGGTCGTGGGAGACACCGCACGGATTCCGCCCGAGCTGGACGAGGCCTTCAAGGAGACGGACCTCGCTCACACGCTCGCGGTGTCCGGGAGCAACCTCACGATCATCCTCGCCCTGCTCCTGGGGCCGCCCGGGCTGGCCCAGCACATCGAGCGCCGTGGTCTGGCCCCGCGACTCGGCATCTCCTTGCGGGCGACCGCGCTGCTCGGCGGAGCGCTCACGCTCGGGTTCGTGATCGTGTGCCGGCCCGACCCGAGTGTGCTGCGGGCCGCGGCCTGCGGAGCCGTCGTACTGCTCGCCCTCGCCACCGGCCGCCGCAGGTCGCTCATCCCCGCGCTGGCGACGGCGGTCCTGCTGCTGGTGCTGTACGACCCGTGGCTGGCCCGGAGCTATGGGTTCCTGCTGTCCGTTCTGGCCACCGGGGCCCTGCTGACGCTGGCGCCGCGCTGGAGCGCCGCGCTGCGACGGCACCGGGTTCCCCCGCGGCTCGCGGAGGCGCTGGCGGCCGCGGGGGCCGCGCAGGCCCTGTGCGCGCCGGTCGTGGCGGTGCTGTCGGCGCGGGTGAGTCTGGTTGCGGTGCCGTGCAACCTCCTCGTGGAGTTCGCGGTCGCACCGGCCACGGTGCTGGGCTTCGCGGCGCTGGCGACGGCGCCCGTGTTGATGCCGGTGGCCAAGGGGCTTGCGTGGTGCGCGAGTTGGCCGGCCGAGTGGATCGCGGGTGTGGCGCGGTCGGGGGCGGCGCTGCCCGGCGGGGGCGTGGACTGGCCGGGCGGCTGGGGCGGGGCGCTGTTGCTGGCCCTCGGCACGGCGGGGCTGGTGTTGCTCGGGAAGCGGCTGCTGAGGCATCCGTGGCTGTGCGGGCTGGGCGGGGTGCTGCTCCTGCTCGTGGTGGTGCAGCCGCCGCCGCTGACCCGGGTGATCACGGGCTGGCCGCCGCCGGGCTGGCGGCTGGCGATGTGCGATGTGGGGCAGGGCGACGCGACGGTGCTCGCGGCGGGGGACGGCGCGGGCGTGGTGGTGGACGCCGGACCTGATCCGGCGCTGGTCGACCGGTGCCTGCGCACGCTCGGCATCACCAGGGTGCCGCTCGTCGTGCTGACGCACTTCCACGCCGACCATGTCGCAGGGCTGCCGGGAGTGCTGCGGGGGCGGGCGGTGGGGGCGATCGAGACGACGGGGTTCGAGGAGCCCGTGGACCAGGTGGAGTTCGTGCGGAGGGAGGCGGAGGCTCGGAAGGTGCCCGTCGTACGGGCCGTGGCCGGGGAGCGGCGCCGGATCGGGGACGACCTGGACTGGGAGGTGCTGTGGCCGCCCCCGCGGCCGACGCTGGAACCGGACGGGCCGAACGACGCCAGCGTGACACTGCTCGTGCGGTCGGCCGGGCTGCGGATGCTGCTGCTCGGGGACCTCGAACCCCCGGCCCAGCGGGCGCTGTCGCGCTCACCGGCGGCCGCGCGGTTGAGCGGGGTGGATGTGCTCAAGGTGGCCCACCACGGCTCGGCCTACCAGGATCCGGACCTCATACGGGCGGTCGCGCCGCGGCTGGCGTTGATCTCGTGCGGCGCGGACAACCCGTACGGGCATCCCGCGCCCAGCACGGTCGCGGCGCTGCGTGCGGGCGGTGCGGTGGTGCTGCGGACGGACCGGGACGGGGCGCTGGCTGTCTCGGGTGCGGGCGGGGCGCTGCGAGTGGCGCGAGACTGA
- a CDS encoding ComEA family DNA-binding protein, with protein sequence MALRSRSRTPNATSGPGRGPHSDGRVRPRRSPGRRRVGQRHASAEDLRRRAEVLFTERAGGADAGTAAAADVDLALAVDVGEVPVGDAPEVRARPPGTWQERAGMALRERLPVWVQARCGMERRSVLALTAVLVAAAAFALQHFWAGRAQPVRPPEVVRAAAPYEVGERSPAAGAAPSAAAGTSATLAASSATMGAAGTAGAEIVVDVSGKVRKPGIHRLPAGSRVVDALNAAGGVRPGTNTDGLNRARFLVDGEQVVVGGPAPATAAGAGGAGTGAGAGAAGSAGAGMGAGPAAPVSLNTATVDQLDTLPGVGPVLAQHIVDYRTRHGGFRSVNELREVNGIGERRFADLRNLVRP encoded by the coding sequence ATGGCACTTCGATCACGCTCACGCACTCCGAACGCGACCAGCGGCCCCGGGCGGGGCCCACACTCCGACGGCCGCGTCCGTCCTCGCCGCTCACCCGGCCGACGCCGGGTCGGCCAGCGTCATGCCTCGGCTGAGGACCTCCGGCGGCGGGCGGAGGTGTTGTTCACCGAACGGGCTGGGGGCGCGGATGCGGGTACAGCTGCGGCCGCGGACGTGGACTTGGCTTTGGCTGTGGACGTGGGCGAGGTGCCCGTCGGTGACGCTCCTGAGGTGAGGGCGCGTCCTCCAGGGACCTGGCAGGAGCGAGCCGGGATGGCTCTGCGGGAGCGGTTGCCGGTGTGGGTGCAGGCGCGCTGCGGAATGGAGCGCAGGAGCGTGCTCGCGCTCACCGCGGTGCTGGTCGCCGCCGCTGCCTTCGCCTTACAGCACTTCTGGGCAGGGCGCGCCCAGCCCGTGAGGCCTCCGGAGGTGGTGCGAGCCGCGGCTCCGTATGAGGTGGGAGAGCGGAGCCCGGCCGCCGGGGCCGCGCCTTCTGCCGCTGCCGGGACGTCCGCGACGTTGGCGGCTTCCTCCGCAACCATGGGCGCCGCAGGCACGGCCGGGGCCGAGATCGTGGTGGATGTCAGCGGCAAGGTGCGCAAGCCCGGGATCCACCGTCTGCCGGCCGGGTCACGCGTGGTCGACGCGCTGAACGCGGCCGGCGGGGTGCGGCCGGGCACGAACACCGACGGGCTCAACCGTGCGCGGTTCCTCGTCGACGGAGAGCAGGTTGTCGTCGGCGGTCCCGCACCGGCCACGGCTGCCGGGGCGGGAGGAGCGGGTACGGGGGCGGGTGCGGGAGCAGCGGGCTCCGCCGGGGCCGGCATGGGAGCCGGGCCCGCGGCTCCCGTCTCCCTCAACACGGCCACCGTGGACCAGCTCGACACCCTGCCGGGCGTCGGGCCCGTGTTGGCGCAGCACATCGTCGACTACCGCACCCGGCACGGCGGTTTCCGGTCGGTGAACGAGCTGCGCGAGGTGAACGGCATCGGCGAGCGTCGCTTCGCCGACCTGCGGAATCTCGTACGGCCATGA
- a CDS encoding DegV family protein, with product MSRHVAIVTDSTAYLPQRTMERHGITAVPLTVVLGDQALEEGTEISTRSLAQALQKRRSVTTSRPSPQLFAETYRKVAEAGATGIVSLHLSAELSGTYDAAVVAAREAPVPVRVVDTGMVAMALGFCALAAAEAAESGGTVDEAVTAAEKQAAGTSAYFYVDTLDYLRRGGRIGAAQALLGSALAVKPLLQLDGGRIELLEKVRTASKAIARLEELAADRAGSAPVDIAVHHLAAPDRASALADRLRTRVPGLGDLHVSEVGAVIGAHTGPGLLGVVVSPR from the coding sequence ATGTCCCGCCATGTCGCGATCGTCACGGATTCAACGGCCTACCTGCCGCAGCGGACGATGGAGCGCCACGGCATCACCGCGGTGCCCCTGACCGTCGTCCTGGGCGACCAGGCTTTGGAAGAGGGCACCGAGATCTCGACCCGCTCTCTCGCCCAGGCCTTGCAGAAGCGACGCTCCGTCACCACCTCGCGCCCCAGCCCCCAGCTCTTCGCCGAGACCTACCGCAAGGTCGCCGAGGCCGGCGCCACCGGCATCGTCTCCCTCCATCTCTCCGCCGAGTTGTCCGGCACGTACGACGCGGCGGTCGTCGCGGCGCGGGAGGCGCCGGTGCCGGTGCGGGTGGTGGACACCGGCATGGTCGCGATGGCGCTCGGGTTCTGCGCGCTCGCGGCCGCCGAGGCGGCGGAGTCCGGCGGCACGGTGGACGAGGCGGTCACGGCTGCGGAGAAGCAGGCCGCCGGCACCTCCGCCTACTTCTACGTCGACACCCTCGACTATCTGCGCCGCGGCGGCCGGATCGGCGCCGCCCAGGCCCTGCTGGGCTCCGCGCTCGCGGTGAAGCCGCTGCTCCAGCTGGACGGCGGGCGCATCGAGCTGCTGGAGAAGGTGCGGACGGCGTCCAAGGCGATCGCCCGCCTTGAGGAGCTGGCGGCCGACCGGGCGGGCAGTGCGCCGGTCGACATCGCTGTCCATCACCTCGCCGCCCCCGACCGGGCGTCCGCCCTCGCGGACCGGCTGCGGACGCGGGTGCCCGGGCTGGGCGACCTGCATGTGAGCGAGGTGGGTGCGGTGATCGGGGCGCACACGGGGCCCGGGCTGTTGGGGGTTGTGGTGTCACCGCGGTAG